The Streptomyces sp. NBC_01689 genome includes a window with the following:
- a CDS encoding glycoside hydrolase family 10 protein, whose translation MGRVSRRTFTVAAAVALTGPLATGDSVAKPGTGITPGPPGRRSAPAELRGMWLTTVLNRDWPSRAGLTPDRQRAELVAHLDTAVRRGLNAVVFQVRPAADALWPSAFEPWSQYLTGVQGRDPGWDPLGTAVAEAHARGLELHAWFNPYRIAAHTDPGRLAAHHPARTHPDWVVRYGGKMYYNPGLPAVRAFVQDAMLDAVRRYPVDAVHWDDYFYPYPVAGQTFDDAAAYAAHGAGFADRAAWRRDNIDALVREMAARVRQVRPGTRFGISPFGVWRNAASDPHGSDTRAGVQTYDDLHADTRKWVREGWIDYICPQIYWNVGFAAADYAKLVPWWAAVTRGTGVRLYVGEALYKVGDPAQPAAWRDPAELSRHLTLARKYPEVRGHVFFSAKGVGSDPLGAMTRVVADHYRQPATPVR comes from the coding sequence ATGGGGCGGGTGTCACGGCGGACGTTCACGGTGGCCGCGGCGGTGGCGCTCACCGGACCCCTCGCCACCGGCGACTCGGTGGCGAAACCCGGTACCGGGATCACCCCCGGACCGCCCGGCCGGCGGAGCGCCCCCGCGGAGCTGCGCGGCATGTGGCTGACCACGGTGCTGAACCGGGACTGGCCCTCGCGGGCCGGGCTGACCCCGGACCGGCAGCGGGCCGAACTCGTCGCCCATCTCGACACGGCGGTCCGGCGCGGTCTCAACGCGGTGGTCTTCCAGGTCCGCCCCGCGGCGGACGCCCTGTGGCCCTCGGCGTTCGAGCCCTGGTCGCAGTACCTCACCGGTGTGCAGGGCCGGGACCCCGGCTGGGACCCGCTCGGCACCGCGGTCGCCGAGGCCCACGCGCGGGGCCTGGAACTGCACGCCTGGTTCAACCCGTACCGGATCGCCGCGCACACCGACCCCGGCAGGCTGGCGGCGCACCACCCCGCGCGGACGCACCCCGACTGGGTCGTCCGGTACGGCGGGAAGATGTACTACAACCCGGGGCTGCCGGCCGTGCGGGCGTTCGTGCAGGACGCGATGCTCGACGCGGTGCGCAGATACCCCGTCGACGCGGTGCACTGGGACGACTACTTCTATCCGTACCCGGTCGCCGGGCAGACCTTCGACGACGCCGCCGCCTACGCGGCGCACGGCGCGGGCTTCGCGGACCGGGCCGCCTGGCGCCGGGACAACATCGACGCGCTGGTACGGGAGATGGCCGCGCGCGTCCGGCAGGTCCGCCCGGGCACGCGCTTCGGCATCAGCCCGTTCGGGGTGTGGCGCAACGCCGCGAGCGACCCGCACGGCTCGGACACCCGGGCCGGCGTCCAGACGTACGACGATCTGCACGCCGACACGAGGAAGTGGGTCCGGGAGGGCTGGATCGACTACATCTGTCCACAGATCTACTGGAACGTCGGGTTCGCCGCCGCCGACTACGCGAAGCTCGTGCCCTGGTGGGCGGCCGTCACCCGGGGCACCGGGGTGCGGCTGTACGTGGGCGAGGCGCTCTACAAGGTGGGGGACCCCGCACAGCCCGCCGCCTGGCGGGACCCGGCCGAGCTCTCCCGGCACCTCACCCTCGCGCGGAAGTATCCGGAGGTGCGCGGGCACGTCTTCTTCTCCGCCAAGGGCGTCGGCTCCGATCCCCTCGGCGCGATGACACGGGTCGTGGCCGACCACTACCGGCAGCCGGCGACCCCCGTGCGCTGA
- a CDS encoding DMT family transporter encodes MRAESSAIVGSAIAESAVTTPGADGRADRRSGTLQAALGVIAFSLTFPATAWGLEGFGPWSLVAVRSALAAVVAGGCLLALRVPVPERRYRAGLAVVAAGVVVGFPLLTTLTLRTSTTAHAAVVVGLLPLTTALFSALRTGARPSRLFWGAALAGAAAVIAFTVQQSGGALISADAYLFGALLICAAGYTEGGRLARVMPGWQVIGWALVLCLPLSLPGALLALSYEPARWSAHSVTGLLWVAVGSQFLGLVVWYRGMAAIGIPKASQLQLAQPLLTLVWSVLLLGERLTPAAPLTAAAVLVCIALTQRARG; translated from the coding sequence ATGAGAGCAGAGAGTAGCGCTATCGTCGGCTCGGCGATAGCGGAGAGCGCGGTCACCACTCCGGGCGCGGACGGTCGCGCCGACCGCCGCTCCGGCACCCTCCAGGCCGCCCTGGGCGTCATCGCCTTCTCCCTCACCTTCCCCGCCACCGCCTGGGGTCTGGAGGGCTTCGGCCCCTGGTCCCTCGTCGCCGTGCGCAGCGCCCTCGCGGCCGTCGTCGCGGGCGGCTGCCTGCTGGCGTTGCGCGTGCCCGTGCCGGAGCGGCGGTACCGGGCGGGGCTCGCCGTGGTCGCCGCGGGTGTCGTGGTGGGCTTCCCGCTGCTGACGACGCTCACGCTGCGGACGTCCACCACCGCCCACGCCGCCGTGGTCGTCGGCCTGCTGCCGCTGACGACGGCGCTGTTCTCGGCGCTGCGCACCGGTGCGCGGCCCTCCCGGTTGTTCTGGGGCGCCGCCCTGGCGGGCGCGGCGGCGGTGATCGCGTTCACCGTGCAGCAGAGCGGAGGGGCGCTGATCAGCGCGGACGCCTATCTCTTCGGCGCGCTGCTGATCTGCGCGGCGGGCTACACCGAGGGCGGCAGGCTGGCCCGGGTGATGCCGGGGTGGCAGGTGATCGGCTGGGCGCTGGTCCTGTGTCTGCCGCTCTCGCTGCCGGGCGCGCTGCTGGCGCTGTCGTACGAGCCCGCTCGGTGGTCGGCGCACAGCGTGACGGGGCTGCTGTGGGTGGCGGTCGGATCACAGTTCCTGGGGCTCGTCGTCTGGTACCGCGGGATGGCCGCGATCGGCATTCCGAAGGCCAGCCAGTTGCAGCTCGCTCAGCCGCTGCTCACACTGGTGTGGTCGGTACTGCTCCTCGGCGAGCGACTCACGCCGGCCGCTCCGCTCACGGCGGCGGCCGTACTGGTCTGTATCGCCCTCACCCAGCGAGCGCGGGGCTGA
- a CDS encoding PP2C family protein-serine/threonine phosphatase — protein MLSLGLPTVWGAIALTYRMTCPLGAQEGLVPRMVAGAVFFAVGTGLILQVRWTLLKELRQVREVAGAAQSVLLRPLPPRVDGLNVAAAQVSAHRGADIGGDLYEVIATEHGVRIVMGDVRGHGLGALATVAAVLGSFREAAHDEPSLGRVLGRLDRALARHLRERAKAEHPAAGPDPESWAAEEFVTVLLLEIRRDGEVHALNCGHPWPYRLPGHPVTPGGHGRVERLSTAEPLPPLGPFPLPTELPLVHCGQLLPGEGLFLHTDGVEDARDGHGRFFPLASALTDAVRIRPVAPQFVLHSVLKGLLRHTRGRPDDDVAVLVLRNDRPRTPVRQDRPVAHHVPR, from the coding sequence ATGCTCAGCCTGGGCCTGCCCACCGTCTGGGGCGCGATCGCGCTCACGTACCGGATGACCTGCCCGCTGGGCGCGCAGGAGGGCCTCGTGCCCCGGATGGTCGCCGGCGCCGTCTTCTTCGCGGTGGGAACGGGACTGATACTCCAGGTCAGATGGACGCTCCTGAAGGAGCTGAGGCAGGTCCGCGAGGTCGCCGGCGCCGCCCAGAGCGTGCTGCTGCGCCCCCTGCCCCCACGCGTCGACGGACTGAACGTCGCGGCGGCCCAGGTCTCGGCGCACCGCGGCGCGGACATCGGCGGTGATCTCTACGAGGTGATCGCCACCGAGCACGGCGTGCGGATCGTCATGGGTGACGTCCGCGGACACGGCCTCGGCGCACTCGCCACCGTCGCCGCCGTCCTCGGCAGTTTCCGGGAAGCGGCGCACGACGAACCCTCGCTCGGGCGTGTGCTCGGACGGCTGGACCGTGCCCTGGCGCGCCATCTGCGCGAACGCGCGAAGGCCGAGCACCCCGCGGCGGGTCCGGACCCCGAGAGCTGGGCCGCCGAGGAGTTCGTCACCGTACTGCTGCTGGAGATCCGCCGGGACGGCGAGGTGCACGCGCTGAACTGCGGTCACCCGTGGCCGTACCGGCTGCCCGGCCACCCCGTGACGCCGGGCGGTCACGGCCGTGTCGAGCGGCTGTCGACCGCCGAACCCCTGCCGCCGCTCGGCCCGTTCCCGCTCCCGACGGAGCTGCCCCTGGTGCACTGCGGTCAACTGCTGCCCGGCGAGGGCCTGTTCCTGCACACCGACGGTGTCGAGGACGCGCGCGACGGCCACGGCCGGTTCTTCCCGCTCGCGAGCGCGCTGACCGACGCCGTCCGGATCCGGCCCGTGGCACCGCAGTTCGTCCTGCACAGCGTCCTCAAGGGGCTGCTGCGGCACACCCGTGGCAGACCCGACGACGATGTGGCCGTCCTGGTCCTGCGCAACGACCGCCCGCGCACCCCCGTGCGGCAGGACCGGCCGGTCGCTCATCACGTGCCGCGCTAG
- the pheT gene encoding phenylalanine--tRNA ligase subunit beta produces MRVPLSWLREYVDLPATETGRDVQAKLISSGLEVETVEQLGAGLKGPLVVGEVLTIEELEGFKKPIRFCTVDVGTANGTGEPQEIVCGARNFAVGDKVVVVLPGAVLPGDFAIAARKTYGRTSHGMICSGDELGMGDDGSGGIIVLSPEHEAGSDAIELLELVDEVLDIAVTANRGDCLSMRGVARETAIAYGLPLRDPALLDVPAPNAFGYPVQVSEPLGCDRFTARTVTGLSAEARSPIWLRRRLQKAGMRPVSLAVDVTNYVMLELGQPLHAYDRSLVQGTIGVRRARQGELLTTLDGTKRVLDAEDLVITDDRGPIGLAGVMGGADTEIADHEDTTRATGDVVIEAAHFDPVSIARTARRHKLGSEASKRFERGVDPQATSAAAQRTVDLLVLLAGGSAEAGVTEVIAPSAPHTITAPANHPDKVAGVAYGRETVVRRLQQVGCDVYGQDELIVTVPSWRPDLMAPNDLAEEVIRLEGYENLPSTLPRPPAGRGLTERQRLHRRVGRALAGAGFVEALNYPFLSEDVFDQLGLAADDPNRRVVTLVNPLSDEEPALRTTLLPGLLGALRRNDGRGAHDLALFETGLVFHPHGEQRIASRLPVDRRPTDEEIAALTATLPVQPRHVAVVLTGAREQAGWWGKGRPADWADAVEAARTVAREAGAELVVRAGRYGPWHPGRCAELAVVLDGEERVVGHAGELHPRVLKALNLPGRTCAMELDLDRLEEAGAGALQAPRISGFPVATQDVALVVDRGVPHAEVEAALREGAGGLLESIRLFDVYESEQLGEDKKSLAYALRFRAADRTLTVDEASAARDAAVALAGERVGAVLRG; encoded by the coding sequence ATGCGGGTCCCGCTTTCTTGGCTGCGGGAGTACGTCGACCTGCCGGCGACGGAGACCGGCCGCGACGTCCAGGCCAAGCTCATCTCGTCCGGTCTCGAGGTCGAGACCGTCGAGCAGCTCGGCGCGGGCCTCAAGGGCCCCCTCGTCGTCGGCGAGGTGCTGACCATCGAGGAGCTGGAGGGCTTCAAGAAGCCCATCCGCTTCTGCACCGTCGACGTCGGCACCGCCAACGGCACCGGTGAGCCCCAGGAGATCGTCTGCGGCGCCCGCAACTTCGCCGTCGGCGACAAGGTCGTCGTCGTCCTGCCGGGCGCCGTCCTGCCCGGCGACTTCGCGATCGCCGCGCGCAAGACGTACGGCAGGACCTCGCACGGCATGATCTGCTCCGGCGACGAGCTGGGCATGGGCGACGACGGCAGCGGCGGCATCATCGTCCTGTCGCCCGAGCACGAGGCCGGCAGCGACGCCATCGAGCTCCTGGAACTCGTCGACGAGGTCCTGGACATCGCCGTCACCGCCAACCGCGGCGACTGCCTGTCGATGCGCGGTGTCGCCCGCGAGACCGCCATCGCGTACGGGCTGCCGCTGCGCGATCCGGCCCTGCTCGACGTACCGGCCCCGAACGCGTTCGGCTACCCGGTGCAGGTCTCCGAGCCGCTCGGCTGCGACCGCTTCACCGCGCGTACCGTCACCGGACTGTCCGCCGAGGCCCGCTCCCCGATCTGGCTGCGCCGCAGGCTGCAGAAGGCCGGGATGCGTCCCGTCTCTCTCGCGGTCGACGTCACCAACTACGTGATGCTGGAGCTCGGCCAGCCGCTGCACGCCTACGACCGCTCCCTCGTCCAGGGGACGATCGGTGTGCGCAGGGCGCGACAGGGCGAGCTGCTCACCACGCTGGACGGCACCAAGCGGGTCCTCGACGCCGAGGACCTGGTCATCACCGACGACCGCGGGCCCATCGGTCTGGCCGGCGTCATGGGCGGTGCCGACACGGAGATCGCCGACCACGAGGACACCACGCGTGCCACCGGCGACGTGGTGATCGAGGCCGCGCACTTCGACCCGGTCTCCATCGCGCGCACCGCCCGCCGTCACAAGCTGGGTTCCGAGGCGTCCAAGCGCTTCGAGCGGGGCGTCGACCCGCAGGCCACCTCCGCCGCGGCGCAGCGCACCGTCGACCTGCTGGTCCTCCTCGCGGGGGGCAGCGCCGAGGCCGGCGTCACCGAGGTCATCGCGCCCTCCGCGCCGCACACCATCACCGCCCCGGCGAACCACCCGGACAAGGTGGCCGGTGTCGCCTACGGCCGCGAGACCGTCGTACGCCGCCTCCAGCAGGTCGGCTGCGACGTCTACGGGCAGGACGAACTGATCGTCACCGTGCCGTCCTGGCGGCCCGACCTGATGGCGCCGAACGACCTGGCCGAAGAGGTCATCCGCCTGGAGGGCTACGAGAACCTGCCCTCCACGCTGCCCCGGCCCCCCGCCGGCCGTGGTCTGACCGAGCGCCAGCGGCTGCACCGACGCGTCGGCCGCGCGCTGGCCGGAGCCGGCTTCGTCGAGGCGCTGAACTACCCCTTCCTCAGCGAGGACGTCTTCGACCAGCTCGGCCTGGCCGCGGACGACCCGAACCGCCGGGTGGTCACGCTCGTCAACCCGCTGTCCGACGAGGAGCCCGCGCTCCGTACGACGCTGCTGCCGGGCCTGCTCGGCGCGCTGCGCCGCAACGACGGCCGTGGCGCGCACGACCTGGCGCTCTTCGAGACCGGACTGGTCTTCCACCCGCACGGGGAGCAGCGCATCGCCTCCCGGCTGCCGGTGGACCGGCGCCCCACGGACGAGGAGATCGCGGCGCTCACCGCCACCCTCCCCGTCCAGCCCCGGCACGTCGCGGTCGTCCTCACGGGCGCCCGCGAGCAGGCCGGCTGGTGGGGCAAGGGCCGTCCGGCCGACTGGGCCGACGCGGTGGAGGCGGCCCGGACCGTCGCCCGTGAGGCGGGCGCCGAGCTCGTCGTCCGCGCGGGCCGCTACGGGCCGTGGCACCCCGGCCGCTGCGCCGAGCTGGCCGTCGTGCTCGACGGCGAGGAGCGGGTCGTCGGTCACGCGGGTGAGCTGCACCCGCGCGTGCTGAAGGCGCTGAACCTGCCCGGGCGCACCTGCGCGATGGAGCTCGACCTCGACCGTCTGGAGGAGGCGGGCGCCGGAGCCCTGCAGGCGCCGCGGATCTCCGGGTTCCCGGTCGCCACGCAGGACGTCGCCCTGGTCGTCGACCGAGGCGTTCCGCACGCGGAGGTGGAGGCGGCGCTGCGGGAAGGCGCCGGTGGCCTCCTGGAGTCCATCCGCCTGTTCGACGTGTACGAGAGCGAGCAGCTGGGCGAGGACAAGAAGTCCCTGGCCTACGCGTTGCGCTTCCGCGCGGCCGACCGGACCCTGACCGTCGACGAGGCGTCGGCGGCCCGGGACGCGGCGGTGGCACTCGCGGGCGAACGGGTGGGGGCGGTGTTGCGGGGCTAG
- a CDS encoding 3-hydroxybutyryl-CoA dehydrogenase, whose product MTDIERVGVVGCGQMGAGIAEVCARAGLDVKVAETTGEALEIGRTRLFNSLSKAAERGKISADELTATQDRLSFTTDLGEFADRDLVIEAVVENEQVKTEIFQVLDQVVTRQDAILASNTSSIPLVRLAVATSRPDQVVGIHFFNPAPVQQLVELIPALTTSEGTLGRAQLFAEKALGKHAIRAQDRSGFVVNALLIPYLLSAIRMFESGIASREDIDNGMEMGCAHPMGPLKLSDLIGLDTVASVAHSMYEEYKEPLYAAPPLLQRMVDAGRLGRKSGSGFYTYG is encoded by the coding sequence GTGACCGACATCGAACGCGTCGGAGTGGTGGGCTGCGGCCAGATGGGAGCGGGCATCGCCGAGGTCTGCGCCCGCGCGGGTCTCGACGTGAAGGTCGCCGAGACCACCGGCGAGGCGTTGGAGATCGGCCGTACCCGGCTGTTCAACTCCCTCTCCAAGGCGGCCGAGCGCGGAAAGATCTCCGCCGACGAGCTCACGGCCACCCAGGACCGGCTGAGCTTCACCACCGACCTCGGCGAGTTCGCAGACCGGGACCTGGTGATCGAGGCCGTCGTCGAGAACGAGCAGGTGAAGACCGAGATCTTCCAGGTCCTCGACCAGGTGGTGACCCGGCAGGACGCGATCCTCGCCTCGAACACCTCCTCCATCCCGCTGGTCCGGCTCGCCGTCGCCACCTCGCGTCCCGACCAGGTCGTCGGGATCCACTTCTTCAACCCGGCGCCGGTGCAGCAGCTCGTCGAGCTGATCCCGGCACTGACCACCTCCGAGGGCACCCTCGGCCGGGCGCAGCTGTTCGCCGAGAAGGCGCTCGGCAAGCACGCGATCCGCGCCCAGGACCGCTCCGGCTTCGTGGTCAACGCCCTGCTGATCCCGTACCTGCTCTCCGCGATCCGGATGTTCGAGTCGGGCATCGCCAGCCGCGAGGACATCGACAACGGCATGGAGATGGGCTGCGCGCACCCGATGGGGCCGCTCAAGCTCTCCGACCTGATCGGCCTGGACACCGTGGCCTCGGTCGCCCACTCGATGTACGAGGAGTACAAGGAGCCGCTCTACGCCGCTCCCCCGCTGCTCCAGCGCATGGTCGACGCGGGCCGGCTGGGCCGGAAGTCCGGGTCGGGCTTCTACACCTACGGCTGA
- the pheS gene encoding phenylalanine--tRNA ligase subunit alpha — translation MSAPNKSYDPVEVEALKPEEIERMRDEALAAFAAAGDLDALQEAKVAHTGGTSPLALANREIGALPPHAKAAAGKLVGQARGAVNKALAARQTELEAERDARVLVEEAVDVTLPYDRVPAGARHPLTTLSERIEDVFVAMGYEVAEGPEVEAEWFNFDALNIGPDHPARGMQDTFFVKGPQGHEEESNIVLRTHTSPVQIRSMLDREPPVYVICPGRVYRSDELDATHTPVFTQVELLAIDEGLTMADLKGTLDHMVQSLFGSDMKTRLRPNFFPFTEPSAEMDMVCYVCRGDSVGNPDRPCRTCSSEGWIELGGCGMVNPRVLVAAGVDPEKYSGFAFGFGIERMLMFRHNVEDMRDMVEGDVRFTRPFGMEI, via the coding sequence ATGTCGGCACCGAATAAGTCGTACGACCCTGTAGAGGTCGAGGCCTTGAAACCGGAAGAGATCGAGCGCATGCGGGACGAGGCGCTCGCCGCCTTCGCCGCCGCCGGTGACCTCGACGCGCTCCAGGAGGCGAAGGTCGCCCACACCGGCGGCACCTCACCGCTGGCCCTCGCCAACCGCGAGATCGGCGCCCTGCCCCCGCACGCCAAGGCCGCCGCCGGCAAGCTCGTCGGCCAGGCCCGCGGCGCCGTGAACAAGGCCCTCGCCGCCCGCCAGACCGAGCTGGAGGCCGAGCGCGACGCCCGGGTCCTGGTCGAGGAGGCGGTGGACGTCACACTGCCCTACGACCGGGTACCGGCCGGGGCGCGCCACCCCCTGACCACGCTGTCGGAGCGCATCGAGGACGTCTTCGTGGCCATGGGCTACGAGGTCGCCGAGGGCCCCGAGGTCGAGGCCGAGTGGTTCAACTTCGACGCCCTGAACATCGGCCCGGACCACCCGGCGCGCGGTATGCAGGACACCTTCTTCGTGAAGGGCCCCCAGGGCCACGAAGAGGAGTCGAACATCGTGCTGCGCACCCACACCTCGCCGGTGCAGATCCGCTCGATGCTCGACCGCGAGCCCCCCGTGTACGTGATCTGTCCGGGCCGTGTGTACCGCTCGGACGAGCTGGACGCCACGCACACCCCCGTCTTCACCCAGGTCGAGCTGCTGGCCATCGACGAGGGCCTGACCATGGCCGACCTCAAGGGCACCCTCGACCACATGGTCCAGTCGCTCTTCGGTTCCGACATGAAGACCCGGCTGCGCCCGAACTTCTTCCCGTTCACCGAGCCGTCCGCCGAGATGGACATGGTGTGCTACGTCTGCCGCGGTGACTCCGTCGGCAACCCCGACCGGCCCTGCCGCACCTGCTCCTCCGAGGGCTGGATCGAACTCGGCGGCTGCGGCATGGTCAACCCCCGCGTGCTGGTCGCCGCGGGCGTCGACCCCGAGAAGTACAGCGGATTCGCCTTCGGGTTCGGCATCGAGCGGATGCTGATGTTCCGCCACAACGTCGAAGACATGCGAGACATGGTCGAGGGTGACGTCCGGTTCACCCGGCCGTTCGGGATGGAGATCTGA
- a CDS encoding DUF1918 domain-containing protein: protein MRATEGDQLVQHGRVVGQHDKVAEITQVMGKEGTPPYRVRFPDGHEAVCSPGPDSEIRHKDPLR from the coding sequence ATGCGCGCAACCGAGGGCGACCAGCTCGTGCAGCACGGCAGGGTCGTCGGACAGCACGACAAGGTCGCGGAGATCACCCAGGTCATGGGCAAGGAGGGAACTCCCCCGTATCGCGTCCGGTTCCCGGACGGGCACGAGGCCGTCTGCTCTCCCGGGCCCGACTCCGAGATCCGGCACAAGGACCCCCTGCGGTAG
- a CDS encoding transcriptional regulator, with protein MQPNTLLDAILDEAGVSHAGLAAHVNQAGRARGLALRYEHTAVARWLKGQRPRGQVPDLICEVLAARLQRPVTLDDIGLGVPGEPAAPHGTSLSGFVERATALWRSDEQQRPHLLGAPAVTGTPAVMPVWEWENPPEDVDVSRGGRHRVSMADIEMLRSARAHYEQMYRKAGGVATRTRIVGFLNAETAPLLRGSYTDATGRQLHRATGGLVAVAGICAYDSDAHGLAQRYFHQALRLAKASGDRGLGAYVIALLVNQSLFMREYRQSVAFAEAALRAAGRHITPALASDLYAMQAKAYAHLGDGSSALSCIRRAEQAAERIRRGYEPDETGYVQPGLVNVQVAEALLSLGDLVAAAAHAAAAVDTPAHDRGRVHRLAMLSQIELRQGNADKAVATAVQMAEQARGMESQRLRDRLRAVREHLVRSGCAGTAEAAELIDGALRVPL; from the coding sequence ATGCAGCCCAACACACTCCTCGACGCGATCCTCGACGAGGCGGGCGTCTCGCACGCCGGACTGGCGGCCCACGTCAACCAGGCCGGCCGGGCGCGCGGTCTCGCCCTCCGGTATGAACACACCGCCGTGGCGCGGTGGTTGAAGGGCCAGCGCCCGCGGGGTCAGGTGCCCGACCTGATCTGCGAAGTGCTCGCGGCGCGCCTGCAGCGGCCCGTCACGCTCGACGACATCGGACTCGGCGTACCGGGTGAGCCCGCGGCCCCGCACGGCACGTCCCTGTCCGGCTTCGTCGAGCGGGCCACCGCCCTGTGGCGCTCCGACGAGCAGCAGCGCCCGCATCTCCTCGGCGCCCCGGCCGTCACCGGCACACCCGCCGTGATGCCCGTGTGGGAGTGGGAGAACCCGCCCGAGGACGTGGACGTCTCGCGCGGCGGACGCCACCGGGTGAGCATGGCCGACATAGAGATGCTGCGTTCGGCCCGCGCGCACTACGAGCAGATGTACCGCAAGGCCGGCGGTGTCGCGACCCGCACCCGGATCGTCGGGTTCCTCAACGCCGAGACCGCGCCCCTGCTGCGCGGCAGCTACACCGACGCCACCGGCCGCCAACTGCACCGCGCCACGGGCGGACTGGTCGCCGTCGCCGGGATCTGCGCCTACGACTCCGACGCGCACGGGCTCGCCCAGCGCTACTTCCACCAGGCGCTGCGGCTGGCCAAGGCCAGCGGGGACCGGGGGCTCGGCGCCTACGTCATAGCGCTGCTGGTCAACCAGTCGCTGTTCATGCGGGAGTACCGTCAGTCCGTCGCCTTCGCGGAGGCCGCGCTGCGCGCCGCGGGACGCCACATCACCCCCGCGCTCGCCTCCGACCTCTACGCGATGCAGGCGAAGGCGTACGCCCATCTCGGCGACGGCAGCAGCGCGTTGTCCTGCATCCGGCGTGCCGAGCAGGCCGCCGAGCGCATCCGGCGCGGTTACGAGCCCGACGAGACCGGCTATGTCCAGCCCGGTCTGGTCAACGTACAGGTGGCGGAGGCGCTGCTCAGCCTCGGCGACCTGGTGGCCGCGGCGGCGCACGCCGCCGCGGCCGTGGACACCCCGGCGCACGACCGGGGAAGAGTGCACCGGCTCGCGATGCTGAGCCAGATCGAACTGCGCCAGGGCAACGCGGACAAGGCGGTGGCCACCGCCGTCCAGATGGCCGAGCAGGCACGCGGAATGGAGTCCCAGCGGCTGCGGGACAGACTGCGCGCGGTACGCGAACACCTGGTGCGCAGCGGCTGTGCGGGCACGGCCGAAGCGGCCGAACTCATCGACGGAGCACTGCGCGTACCGCTCTAG
- a CDS encoding NUDIX hydrolase produces MQWTKLNEQTVYANRWFDVNLADVELPDGRHLDHFLIRLRPVAVATVVNDANEVLLLWRHRFITDSWGWELAAGVVEDGEDIAVAAARELEEETGWRPGPLRHLMSVEPSNGLTDARHHIYWADEGAYTGHPVDDYESDRREWVPLKLVPDLVARGEVPAANMAAALLLLHHLRLGQDALP; encoded by the coding sequence GTGCAGTGGACGAAACTGAACGAACAAACTGTGTACGCAAACCGCTGGTTCGACGTCAATCTCGCGGATGTCGAGCTGCCGGACGGCCGGCATCTCGATCACTTCCTGATACGGCTGCGTCCGGTGGCCGTGGCCACCGTGGTGAACGACGCCAACGAGGTGCTGCTCCTGTGGCGGCACCGGTTCATCACCGACAGCTGGGGGTGGGAACTCGCGGCGGGCGTCGTCGAGGACGGCGAGGACATCGCCGTCGCGGCGGCGCGCGAACTGGAGGAGGAGACCGGCTGGCGACCGGGTCCCCTGCGCCATCTGATGAGCGTCGAGCCCTCCAACGGGCTGACCGACGCCAGGCACCACATCTACTGGGCCGACGAAGGCGCCTACACCGGACACCCGGTGGACGACTACGAGTCCGACCGGCGGGAATGGGTTCCCCTCAAGCTCGTCCCCGACCTGGTCGCCCGCGGCGAGGTGCCGGCCGCGAACATGGCCGCCGCGCTGCTCCTCCTGCACCACCTCAGGCTCGGTCAGGACGCCTTGCCCTGA